A stretch of DNA from Dioscorea cayenensis subsp. rotundata cultivar TDr96_F1 chromosome 4, TDr96_F1_v2_PseudoChromosome.rev07_lg8_w22 25.fasta, whole genome shotgun sequence:
ACGCTGACTTCTGCGCATCAATACCAACCTCTTTTTCCTGTTCATCAAGCCTCCACCAACTCCCACCAGGCAACACAGAGAGAACCAACTTAATCCCAGCCTGCACCCTCTCAAGCCTTCCCCCGCGCAAGTCTCCATTTTTCCCAAGGTTATCTTGGAAGGGAAATCCATTgacggaggaggaggaggaaggcGAAGACGATGCTGCCCGTGGAGGTGAGAGGTGATGGCGGCCAAGACGAATGGTAGAGGAATGGAAACGTCTATTGCTCGTAAGGAGAGAAAGCTTGGAAGGTGGGTAGCGtggaaggagaaggagaggaagggatgatgaagaagaagaagaggaacagCAGCATGAGCTCATGCCACCATTGATGCGATTCAAGGAGGTAATCGAAGAAGCCATTGATGAGATCTccgttctctctctctctttctctttctctcgattttttttcttaacaagtAACAACAAGAGGTTATGAAAAagttttatctaaattttttcaTGGTGTGTGTGTTTGAGGCTATCATCCAAtggtttttgagtttttttgtattttcaatatattgatttttattatatatatatatatatatatatatatttgatgggttaacaatcaaatatatatatatatatatatatatgtatatattgttttgtttaatatcatatttatttcatGGGTAAAATCATTCATGTAGATAAAAATGAAGCTATATTTAGATATTAAAAGATATAGaatatcaaagaaaataatgtGGAAAATAggataccaaaaaaaaaattgtgaataatttttattattgtataattattgtggattgatttttaaaataataattaaattggaatttgatGTGAGAAGTCTTTTTCTTGGAATTGGGGGTTACTTTGAGGCGGATAGTATGGTATTTTTTCAGTTGCTTACAAGCAACAAGAAGGAGAAAACCAAAATAATGGAAAACATCTATAAAACCAAATAATGGAAAACATCTATATTCAAGTCTACAactcaacttgattttttttttttcttaaatctaTTTACTTATTGAggagtttaattaaaaaaaaccattttaagTTAGAAAGTGATTTTGacactatgtttttttttaaaaaaaataggtgaTAAGCACTTACATTTAAGGGAAGTTAAATGTGTGCATAGACATAGAGCACAACTGCAAGTTTAATAATCATTTTTATGGTCTTATTTTAAGTGAGTTTTGGggctttattttaatttttttccgaAACAAACAATTTACGTAAGAGATTTAATGTCAGCatagaatgaaaaataagaggaaaaaaaCGTGGCTGAGGATTGTGTTATTTGAAAAATGATGAgttagttaattttaaaaaaaaattgattgagAGAAGCAGGTTGGATAATCATGATTGAAGAGTCACTATTGAGATATTAATCGTATGGTTGTGATGCGAGAACTGTGAATCTCATTTGATATTGTTTATCACAAACAAGCGTCTTTAGAAGACAAActgaccatatatatatatatatatatattatgatgtTTGAGGTTTTGCCCTTGAgcaataaaaaactattaattataaaatattagtttAAATTACTCTAACATGTGAAATTTAAAAAGTCTAAAGATGGTTTAAGGCAACAAGTAGCTTTGGAAATGAAGGtcatttatcttttttgtttttcattttttttttacacaagtGACAAAAGAATAAGTAGGTATAGAAATACACTAATTATAATgacttaacaatttttttaaaatttatcatatgaGATGAGCTAACAAGTGAGCTAATGAAGACTTGTCATACATGTCTAATAAGATATAACAGAGACTATAACTCAATAATGGTAAATTATTTTGTCATATAACACTAAAAGACAGAGAATACGATAGAGTATATACACTAAGATCCAGTAAACAGTGAATAAACTCATTAAATAATGTATAgaaagttttattattatacataaGTACGAGTTTTTGATCATACGCCTGCTCAAGCACTACTGAATGGCTTATTAGTGCACTAAGCACACGCTTCATTGTCACATACATTCATCTTTTAAAAGGGTTAATGTGTCAAACTTACGTCACACCTGAGACTAAAAGACCAAAGCGTGTTTTTTTGTATATACGAGTAAACGTAATCCATGAACGTTCATAAAATGTTAGTGTCACTATTCATCTGCACAATGCAACTGAGATCAAAATTCTCCGGCATTGCAGAGGCTATTGTGGAGATTCATAGATGACGCGGCCtctctctattattattattattattattatatatatatatatatatatatataaaggaagtatttgaaacaaatacaaaaatgtaGAATGGCGTGGAGTGAAGGATCTCTACGGCTAAACAAGGAAGGCAACGTCTACACGACATATAATATAACACAAAAGAAGATGAGACGTTTCCCCCTTTCTCTCCCCCCAAATCCCTATCCCTTGAAATCTAGCCCACACTTTTTCAATAAACCCCCTCAACATTGGTAAAATTATAGCAGATAGCTCCTAGAGGAGGAGCCATGGCCGCCACCGTCGTGCTTGGGAATCTAAACCTTGCTCTACTCATCGACGCTACTGCCCCGAGGAACGCCGTCGGGGAACGAGGAAGGAGCTGGTCGCCGGAAATGGTGATTAGTTGGGCTAAGAGAGAGCTGGCTACGTCGCCTGTGGCTTGCCATGGTAGGAGTTTCCAAGATTACGACGTTGCCGGAGGGGAGGCGCCGCGGATGGTTAACCATCGGAGGAGAGGAGTCAATTCCTCCTCCAAAGTCGGGGCTGTGGGATCGGATGGCGGCAACGGAGGTGGGGATGAGGATGATTTGGAGATGAAGCTGAGGAGCCGGCTGAAGGATTTGGAGGAGATGAAGGAGCTCGAAAGGAGAGCTGAGGAATTGCAGCGCAGCGTTTCCGGTGAGGGTTCTGAGGAGGATGGGGATGGGCCGGAGTCCGAGGAGGAGAAGCGCGAGAGGGTTAAAAGAGAGCTCGAAAAGGTCTGCAAGCTCTTAAAAattcttccttttttatttttttggaattgatgaatttatttctgAGAGAAGTTCGATTCTTGTTTGATTCTTTCTGTGAATATTTCTGCATTTTTCCCCCATTTCTCTTGATTTATTGATTGTGAATAGCAGCACCTTGCTTTTGATTACCTAACAATTGATAAATGGCAAGCACTGATGATGATGTATTTGCGGTGTTTCCTTTGCTAAGAATAGCTGGCCAAGGAGCAGGCTGAACGGAGGGAGACAGCTGAATTGATGTTTGAGCTGGGGCAGAAAGCATATGGGAAGGGTATGTATGCGCGGGCAATTGAGTTTTTGGAAGCTGCATTGACCATAATCCCAAGACCCACGGCTTTTGGTGGCGAGGTAGTTTGAGAGCATTCATTTCATTCTGATGTTCTTTATTATGTTCGACCTTCAATGCGAGAAAGGGCACATTTTTATACTGCAAATTCGGTGCTTTTCAATTCACCATTTGATTTGGCTGGAATTGGTCTATTTAGTTATGAAACATAAGCATGTGAGAAAGTTAGTTATCCCAGCTTTGATTACTATTATGCATGGATTTGTATctagcatgttttttttttcagatttgtTTAGTGCTTAAGTCTGTCAACTTCTGTTGTTTTAGATTCAAATATGGCTTGCTATGGCATATGAAGCCAACAATCGTCACCGAGATTGCATTGCTCTATATCAGCAGTTGGAGAAAAAACATCCAAGTATCAGCATTAGACGCCAGGCTGCTGAACTTCGATATATCCTTGAAGCTCCAAAGCTGAAAATATCCAAGGATGAAATGGTCACCATACCTTTGATTGGCTCTAGTTATGACTGGTAAGCTTTCTCATGAGGGATCAAtctattttctttgattaaatAAGCATGATTAAATTTGGGCGGCTTATGCAATTATGTTCAGATTTTGCTTTCCTCATAAAATGGTATATCTGGTTCATAAAAGTTGTCTCCAGctgttatattgtttttaagtttatttattgGATTTTCATGCTGTCTCTGAAATTTTAGTTAGGTGAAAATATTTAGTCTTGAATTCTGAATTGGTTCCTATGTCATGAAAATTACATGTGAAGAGTGTTTTATAGATATAGCTATTGATGGGAGCATCCCAAATCTGTAGTAAGTCGCATTATTTGGCTTGTTTCTGGTGTTAGATGTTGTCTCAGAACAAAGCAATTTGTGTTTTCTTAAATTTGAGtgttagttttattattattattattattattattattattattattattattattattatatctgtTCTTGACGGGTGGGGGTGTGCGAGTCTGATAGGTTTGTTTGTGAATTTTGTTTTGAGTATGATTTGAACAATAGGCATTGAAGTTAATATCAGTTTTTATTTAGATAAGTCCTTGTTGTTCTCTTGATTCCTAAGTCCATTTAGTATTCAAACTTTGCTTTGATATGGTCTCtaatgcccaaaaaaaaaagaagaagaaggagaagaagaagaagaaagggaggTAGACCTGTTATTAGGAATCAGTGAATGAATAAGTTCACTTCCAGTGTTACACTGCCCTCAGTGGGTGCGGTTGCTTTAGTTTCCTAAGTGTGATTGCTTAGAACTTCTAGCTGGTTAATCTGCGTGGAAACTGTAAATAACACTTATATATCCTCataaaatttctctttttatgTCTACTCCTACAAAGTTAGGATCACTTTTTGGATTGCTTTACCGGTAAGAAAACTAAACATGTTTCTTAATGTTTAGAAACGAGTCCCAACTAACAATTGCTTGTCGTAAGATTTGCTTAGTGATTGGTTGTTTTGAGGAAATTCAAGTTATCAGTTGGTCTAGTAAGTTGCAGAAAAAGCTTAATGTGGTGTCATGGATCATGGATCcttaaaaatacaacaaagaaAGATAGGGTTATAATGATGGGCTGATGAAATATCCGATAATTTGGCTGAAAGTTCTATATAAATGTTGAGATAGAACAACCCACTTTGTATAAACTAGCTGTTAAGTGTCTGGTTGTGTTTGTAAATGAGACCTTAAAGCctgattatttttaattgaatagtCAGTCAAGTTTGTATAGTTTAATTAGGCAGAAACTTTAAATAAAGTATTTTTAGATTGAGCCAATAGAACTCTTTGCAGTGAGGTTTCTCATCTTAGTACTTGTTTAATCTGCACTTTATTATGaatgaattcaaaattttttttggttgtataCATGTATTGATACTGTTGCTATACACCTAGACACAAATGGAGCATGTAAATATGTTACTgtatcttgatttttattttttcaatggcCATGCTTTTATTGGACAGCAACAGCCATATCGGTGTGATGAAGTCATTGGAGCAAACTCAAGCATTAGATGCCTGAACCTTCAATAAATAAGTTCACTGACCATCTTTCATCTGGTGTCTGCAAGTGTATTAGGATTACGACCTAAAATTGCTATATGGCATAATATAGTTAGGAACGCCATGCAACACACCATTCAGTCTTCTTGGTTGATTGCTTTTTGATAAGTTGGATGGTAGTTTGGTGGTATTATATCTTAATGAGAAAAATTGAGATAATCTAAAATGCATAATAAGAACACAGGGAAATGGGTTCTAGGAGAAGCAATGGGATTGTGCAACTTATTCTGCTCAAGGTTTTGGTGCCTCCTGCTTGGAGAGGCCTGAcgtttttttttgtgatgtgCAGGTTTACATCTCCATAGAACCTAGTACCCTGCTTTTTGGACCAAGATTTTCTACTGGTTATTTAGGCAAATAGGATACATCTAGTTAAGTTTTCTTTGATATTAACACACCGATAACAACAATGGCAGAAGCACTTTATCTAAAAGATATTCTTGATTTTCATATATCCTACATTGTTGAGCATGCAGAATGATGTAAATCAGTAAACGGCCTCATGAAAGTAACAGACAGGATTGTTGAGGTCCTTGTTCTACACTTAAATATATGAAGTGGCCACTTGTTGAAATACGCAATGTTGAGTGGTTGGCCGTCTTAAGAACTCCTGAGGTGTTGCATCATGATGGTGTTAAGCTGTATGGGTGGGCTGTTTGTTGTTGTTCAATGTTATCAATCAAATTGAACTTTAATTCTTTGTGCTGCTGTCTTCTCAACTTTCGTTCGACTTGCAATCAGAATCCTTTTTCCGAATTAATCTGGTCCTCTGTGTGTAATTTTTCCTTCATACAATTTCTCTCATATGCCTGTCTACATTTACGATTATTTTGGAGAAGTCCTCTGGCTACCCTGAAACTTCAAATGGATTAAAATTCACATGCTATATTTGAAAGCTGTTCCTTCTTTCTGACTTTCATTTTACACCGGCAAATAACTGAGGTAGAGAGCACTCAACTAGGGCAAAATTATTTTCCTTGCAATGCAGTAGTTATCCAATGAATGTTGTGACTTTTTAAATGTGTCAAACTTAATCTTCATTTGCAGTTGCATGAGATCTTCAAACTACATGCAAAGTATTCTTAAGTAACTATTAATATTTGTGATAATTCTAGGTATGCCGGTTCATGGAGTGACAAGTACAAGAATCGGGGCCAGAGAAGAAAGGTGACAACAACCGACGAACTTCCTTCATCAAGGGACCTCCTCGGTGACTTCTTGGTCTGGCGCCCGCCAACCGGCTGGGAAAAAAACCGTGCCTTCTGGATTACCCTTACATTGTGGCTGGGCTTACTTGGAACTGCCCTTCTCTTGCAGCAGTGAGCCTTCATGGTTGATGCTAACCTGTGAATGGAGCACCACTTTTATGTGTAGTATTTCCAGTTCAAGCATGTATATGTCATAGTTAATtctgtatatttttataaaattttagtcTCTTCCAAAAGCAAGCCATGTAATAATGTAAATTTCTTATCTGAAGCATACTGGTGAATTTCTTTGCCAAACAAATACATGGTTCTTGTCTGTTCAGAAAGTGTGAGGTATATCAAGCAGGATCTATTTAATCAAATAGAAATTCATACTATatcaatattatattaataatattctctatattcttttttacttgtcacgttttggaatttttttttttatttgtcacataaaaattttgtacaatattaaataatttttttcaaatttattttttaatttaatttatttgtataatttttaataaattacaatCAACTAAACATTAATTCATATATTCTACATAGAGGTAGTTTGAAAGAGTAAtcgaattttttataaaatataggtaattaattaattttaattattttttttaataaatatgataaataaaaagggaCGATgagtatataaaattttaaattcttgcCAAAATCTCATAAACCAAAAACTGTTACTAAGAGTTAAATTACAAAACTGCATGCATCATGCATGAAAACTTCCAAGCCAAAATAGTCAAGTGATAATGTCCTTCCAGTTCTAATCTTGAGCCATCCACAAAACATGTGGTTGGTTCTTATCTCACAACAGCAccaattatcatcatcatcatcatcatcatcatcatcaacaacaacactaGACAAAACTCTCCTCTCTTTCCAcaccaataattaaaaatattccaGAATCCAATGGGAGCACAGAGAAACAAACATGGCAGTAGTCACACAAGCAatggagaagaacaagaacaagaccTGGAGGTTCTGAAAGCTGTGGCACAAGCATGGCATGCACAAGCAAGCATTCCAGGAACAACCAAGGAATTTGAAGCCCAGAAAAACAGGTTCAAACAGAGACCATCCAGGTTCAGGATGGAAGCCATTAACATGGCTTCAAAGGAAGGTGCTGATTCCCACTGGGACTTTGGCCAATCTTTGTGGGACTCTTATGAGATTGTGACACTGTCAAAGAAGCTGGAGGCTAATCTTtgtgtggatgaccctgtggtGATCTGGGCTGAGTCTGGCAGGAGGTGGAAGAGGAGGAGGGAAAGTAGCAATAGTTTGAGGAATTTGTTTCAGAGgatcacttcttcttcttcaaagagaTTGGATGCTGATTTTTCTGTCTGATGAGGCATATGGATGATGGAGGAAGACTATTTCTCTTGctttttttctgatttgtttCTTGGTTGTTGTTCTTGATGCAGATTTCTTTAACTAATAAGGGGAGAACATATGAAAAATCAAGTTGATTGTGActggatatatatatagtttgtgtATCTCAACATagttttgatgttgttgttgttgttgttgttgttgttgttgttgtgttgggagaaattaattgtgttttttgtggAGTGTTAAATCTTTTGAAATTTCTGCATGGTCTCATGTGTAAGAGTTCCTGATGGTGCCTGTTCAtcttccaattcaattaaatgagcTTGTTCATCTTAAGGACCCCATAATATTAATAAAGGTTTTTAAAACTGCAAAAGAATCAACAAACAACCAACTTGGgaattttcttggttgttttttttttaaagcaactgCACACACATCCTACTGCAACTCAATCAGTCAGGTATTTGTGGAAAGTGCTGCTCAATTGTTGTCactgtagaaaaaaaaaaaagtataactcTTACTGTATCTAAAGCAAAGTACTCATTAGTTGAGCTAACATGTATgccaaatttattaaaaaaaaattaaaaagaatgaatgaaacTAGCAATCTGATATAAAGTTTTGTATTTGATATAACTCTAGTCTATTGAAACTATATACATTAACCATGCACTTGGGTAATTAGCTAATTAAATCTTATTGTAATTATAACTATATGAAGCATGGAATTTGTTAGAAAAAGTAGTCAAACCCTGGCTATTATTTGCTTTAAATCAAGTAGGAAAAACTCATGGCCCATTTTAGTGAACACTTAAGTTGCAAGACTAATGGGCCGTatcttaaaaggaaaaaaattttaaaaaaaatcaacactaAGAGCATCAAAATAGCATtctttaatcttaatttttaagtttatacttagctccattgcAAAAACCGAATATGAGACATGTAAAAACTCTCCGGTTCAAGTTTTGATGAACACAGTGATGATAACGGGTTACCGGTTGTGGGTGTAGGTTTACTTCCTATACCTCATATCGTCGAGTGAGGGTACACAAGTTGGATGATCAATTCCCGGTCTATTCGTACCCTTGATGTATATATAACACTTGtcacttttctttaaaaaaaaaaaactgattttATGATGAAATcatatgaaaattaataatttttacatttaatttttcttaaatatgtTTGTAAATTGTAGGTTTTATTCAGcctatttt
This window harbors:
- the LOC120259279 gene encoding uncharacterized protein LOC120259279, with the translated sequence MAATVVLGNLNLALLIDATAPRNAVGERGRSWSPEMVISWAKRELATSPVACHGRSFQDYDVAGGEAPRMVNHRRRGVNSSSKVGAVGSDGGNGGGDEDDLEMKLRSRLKDLEEMKELERRAEELQRSVSGEGSEEDGDGPESEEEKRERVKRELEKLAKEQAERRETAELMFELGQKAYGKGMYARAIEFLEAALTIIPRPTAFGGEIQIWLAMAYEANNRHRDCIALYQQLEKKHPSISIRRQAAELRYILEAPKLKISKDEMVTIPLIGSSYDWYAGSWSDKYKNRGQRRKVTTTDELPSSRDLLGDFLVWRPPTGWEKNRAFWITLTLWLGLLGTALLLQQ
- the LOC120259281 gene encoding uncharacterized protein LOC120259281 translates to MGAQRNKHGSSHTSNGEEQEQDLEVLKAVAQAWHAQASIPGTTKEFEAQKNRFKQRPSRFRMEAINMASKEGADSHWDFGQSLWDSYEIVTLSKKLEANLCVDDPVVIWAESGRRWKRRRESSNSLRNLFQRITSSSSKRLDADFSV